TACTTTTCGGATCTGACTGTGTGTCATAACTGACATATTTTAAAAAACGTTCTGTGATATTCTTCATGGTCTAATGTTTCATCAAATGTAATTAATCTCAACTAGAACAATAAAAAAAGATTGCCTTGAAGACAATCTTTTTTACTTTATTTGATTCTGGAATATCAGGGGGTTAAAGCCTCAGGACAAACTTTAACATGTGCAATGAAATAGGATTCAGGATCCCATTCGATCCAGGTTGCAGAAAAACTTTTTTTGTTCAATCCTGTTAGATTTATATCAAAGGCATCAGGGGATAAAGTTGACTGACCTCTTTCATCCAGTGGATATTTATTGCTTCCAAAATATAGGTTTACATCGGTTAATGACAGATCCGCATTACTTAAAACAATATCCACTTTGGCGTACAGTTTACCGTCACCTCCCTGAACATTTAGCTTCATTTCACCAATAAGGATGCTGTTTGAAGTGTCGCATTGGAAGGCGCTCGCATATAAAGGATATGTGTAATTAACGCCCCCGGGAACATAATGTTGAGAATTTTCATAAACCAAATTCGTCCATCCCCATTGTCCAAAATCTTCAAGCAGGCATGTTGATTGAGCATTGCTTGAATAGGCATAAGCGTCCATGCATCCCTCATCGGAATTTGTATCCGTACCAGTGTTTCCGGTGTTTCCGTCAATTCCTCCAATTGTTGTGTCATTATCGCTGCTTGTGCTGTTTCCTTCATTCTCTTCATCTTCGCAATCAACGGATTCATAGTTTATGATCCACCCCCAACGATTTCCATCAAATTCAATTTGACCTTTTCCAAAGGCTGTTTCATTGGCTTTTGTGTTATCACCATCTCTTTTAACAACTACGGCATGTGCAATAATGGATACTTCTTCTCCAATTTTGTTGATTGGATGGGTATATACATATTCATGTACGTAGTCGTGAGTAGCCTGATAGGTAAACCTGCCAATCTGAGGATTGCCACTGTTGGTAAATGGGGCGCCACCTATATCACCAATAAATAAATGGGTTTCTTGCAACAACCATTCACTTTCAGTGATTTCATAACTGACGTAAATATAGTTTTCATCATTGGAAACATAAACAGTACCAACCTCAATATGCTGTCCGGCCATCAAAGGAAAATCGATAGGATCCTCACAGCTTTGAGACTCCACGTCTTCTTTGGTCATTAAGGTTGTTTGTGGTTCTTGGTTAACATTCTTGCTTAAAGATGATGAACCGTTGATCGAGTTTAAGGAATCAATTTGATCTTCCGAATTGCATGAAATAAATGAAACGAACAAAAGAGCCAAACCAATTACAATACTTTTTTTCTTTTTCATAGCGTTGTATTATAATAATTAGTTGAGCAGAACAGGGGAAGATTCTTATCAACTTAAATAACGCTATTTTTGGGGGAATATTTTATTCCTGAAATGAAATTTCATTAAAAATACTGAAGGAGGCACAAATTCGTTCCGAAACGAATTCATCACCATAAATTTTAGAAGTAAATGTATAGTATTCATCAACTTTATGTTGCACATAAACTTCCAGATAGTGCCAGCTTAAATCTTCACTTTTTCCTGTTGCAATATGATAATAGGCCGGCTGCCCCAGATATTCTCCAAACCCTGATTTAACCGGAATCAATTTTAAGTTTCTGCTGGCATTTTCAGCAACCCTCACCTCAAAATCCTTATTAAGTACCAATTCGCCCTGATGCCAGGCAATATCAAGAATGAAGGTTTCTCTTAAGTGTTTGGTGGTATCCGCGGTATAAAGTGCCGATTGATATTCGTCGTAGTAAAGCTCAGTTTTCCAGTTACTTGGAACATCAATTTCAAAATGGTTCAAAACATCTTTATAGGTCTTGGTTTGTGTGTAGCTTCTTGGTGTATTACATTCAAACTCTTTTTCAAACTTACTTTGTTCACAGGATGTGATCAAAAGGATTAGCGCGAGGTATATGACATTAAAAAAATATTTCATGGATTACTTTATTTTTATCTTGACAATTTCTTCATGCCCGGAGAGCCAGATTTCATCAGATCCGGAAAAACGAAGACTATAATATCCTGTATCGTGAATTTTGTTCCAATTTTCACCCGCATCCTGACTGAAGTAAAGGCCTTCAGTCGATACAGCAACTATTTTTTTTCCATTACTTCCGGGAACGTACTGTACGCAACTAATATAACCCGGAGAATCCGAATCAATTAACTTCCAGCTATGGCCACCATCAGAGCTACGGGCTTTTGCATTTATGCCGTTCTTTTTTTCTTCCCAGTTACCACCCATTATGATACCGTTATTCTCATCATAAAAATCTGAGGTGAATATACCAGTCATTTTACCACCTTGAATTATTGGGGTTTCCTTGACGTCCCATGATCCTCCTTTATCACCCGATATTAATACTCTTGCTTTAGTGCCGCCGGTAACAATCCAGACTTTGTTATTGACAGCAGAAATATTCGTGTTACTTGCAGCGAAGGCAGCTTCCCCTTCAAACACTTCTGGAAGTTCTGAGCATTCTGTTTTTTGCCAGGTATTTCCTGCATCCGAAGTTCTAATTACAGAAAGACAATCCTCAACAGGATCTCCCATGGCAATCCCATTATTTTCATCTATAAACAACATGGAATCATAAAAAACTTTTTCATGCACTTCTTTATAGACCAATTCGCGAGAGCCCAAAGGTTTATTGGGATCAATTTTATATAATAAAGCCGGACTCTCGATACTCAGAATAAATATATGTTTACCGTTAAAGGCAATGGCTCGGAATTGAGGAAATCTTCCCTCAAAACTAATCGAATCCATTTCGATTTTATCATTTTTGATTCTACCGTATTTTCCATTAGAACCTGCAAACCACAGTGTATTTTCATCCATAACCTGTATCGCCCTTATGCTTACATTTGGCAGATCAAAACTGTTTAGGGTGGATACCTGAGGACCAACCTGTGCATTCAGACAAAATACAGAAAAAAGAAAAGAAATAAGTAATACCTTTATAGTACGCATCATTTGGAGGCTAAGATTTTTCCAAAAGTAATTTTTTTATATTTATCTCAACATAATAAATCAAATAAATGAGGGCATTGGTTATTTCAGGAGGGGGGAGCAAAGGTGCTTTCGCGGGAGGTGTCGCTCAATATTTGATCGATGAAAAGGAAAAACAGTATGATTTGTTTTTGGGGACTTCAACGGGAAGTTTAATGCTGACACATCTTGCTCTTGGAAAAACCCTGGAACTTCAGCATATTTATTCTAATGTTGACCAGGATTCAATCTTCAGTATTTGTCCCTTCAAGATCAAAAAGTACAAAGGGCATACGCTGGTCGGAATCAATCATTTCAATACAATTAGAAGCTTTATTAAGGGCAGTAAGACCTTTGGTGAAAGCAAACATCTTAAAAAGCTGATTGATAGTCACATTTCAGATGATTACCTGAAGGCTGTGAAGGAATCGGGGAAAAAACTTATGATCACAGTTTCGAACCTGACTCTGAACCAAGTTGAATTTAAAGACCTTAAAGACCATTCATTTGATGATTTCCGTGATTTTATGTGGGCTTCGAGCAATTTTGTTCCCTTTATGAGCTTACTGGTCAAGGATAATTATGAATATGCCGATGGCGGTTTTGCGAATATGGTCCCCATAAGAGAGGCGATAAGGCAAGGAGCTACTGAGATTGATGCTATAGTCCTGGAAACTGAAGTGACACAGCTTAACCGATTACCTTCTAAAAATCCTTTTTCTTTGATCACGAATCTGTTCAATTATATGCAGATACATATTGAAAAACACAACATTTCAATTGGTAAATTAGCCGCAGAGAACAGGCATGTCAAACTCAACATATATTACACGCCGATGGTCTTGACAACAAATAGCCTCGTTTTTCAAAAGGAAGATATGCGTAAGTGGTGGAAATCAGGCTTTGATTACGCACACAACAAACTGAAATAAATTATTTTAACCTTAGTCATGGAATTTTTAAAATATATGTTTACATTTGTGGCATATTTTAAAAAAATGAAAAGAATAGCTTTACATCACCATCATATTCATACTTGCACTCAGGCGAGATGATAATGTTGTGATTAAAAGTCAAAATATTAGAACCCGTTTGAGCATTCAGGCGGGTTTTTTTATGACCTCAAGTGATGCTTGAACATAAATTTTAAACATGGAAAGATTAAAAATAGCAATACAAAAATCAGGGAGACTCAATGAAGATTCCTTGAAAATTCTAAAAGAAAGCGGGATTTCTGTCAGTAACGGATTAGACCAGTTAAGGGCCACCGTATCCAATTTCCCAATGGAAATTCTCTATTTACGAAATAGTGACATTCCTCAGTATTTAATAGACGGAGTCGTTGATATTGCTATCATTGGTGAAAATTTGCTGGTGGAGAAGGATCAGGGATCAATAAAAGTTTTGGAGAAGCTCTCATTTTCAAAATGCAGGGTTTCACTGGCGGTCCCAAAGACTTTTGAATACAATAATATCAAAGACCTAGCAGGAAAAAAAATTGCCACTTCGTATCCAAATACCCTCAATAAATATTTAAAATCGGAAGGAATTGATGCCGAATTACACCAGATATCTGGTTCCGTAGAAATTGCTCCAAATATTGGGCTTGCAGATGCGATTTGTGATATTGTAAGCAGCGGAAGCACCTTGTTTAAAAACAATTTAAAAGAAGTAGAAGTTATTGGAAGGTCTGAGGCTGTATTGGCAGTTTCTCCTGAAATATCCGAATCAAAAAAGGAAATTCTTGATAAACTTCGATTTAGGTTACAGTCGGTATTAAAGGCAAGAAATTTTCGGTATATTTTAATGAACGTACCTGATGGACAAATACAAAAGGTAATTTCGATTCTGCCGGGTATGAGGAGCCCAACGGTACTTCCCTTGGCGGAAAAGGGCTGGAGTTCTATTCACACGGTTATCGAGAAGAATAAATTCTGGGAGGTTATTGATGAACTTCAGGATCTCGGTGCGGAAGGTATCCTTGTAGCTCCTATCGAAAAAATGGTAATTTAAAACGATGATGATGAAGATATTGGAAAACCCTTTAAGAGAGGATTGGGAAAAGATCTTGAAGAGGCCCACTCAGACTTATGCAGATATCGAGCCACTTGTGACTGAAATTTTTGAAAATATCAGCGAGAATGGAGATGAAGCGGTGAAGAAATATACCGCGAAATTTGACCGTGCAAAATTGAATGAATTAAGGGTAAGCTCTTTAGAAATCGATGAAGCAAAAAATGCACTTGATGATTCCCTGAAACAGGCGATAAATCTGGCTAAAAAAAATATTGAGGCTTTTCACGCTTCACAGCAATCTTCCGTTCAAAAAATTGAATCCACACCAGGTGTTGTTTGCTGGCAGGAAAAAAGAGCCATAGAGAAGGTGGGATTATATATTCCAGGAGGTACTGCGCCGTTATTTTCAACGATCCTGATGCTGGCTGTTCCGGCCTCTATTGCCGGTTGCGAAGAAGTGGTTATGTGCACTCCCTGCAATGATAAAGGCAAGGTGCATCCTGCTGTTTTATATACCGCTGATCTTTGCGGGGTTACCAGGATCTTTAAGGTTGGAGGCATACAGGCGATTGCAGGAATGACCCTGGGAACGGAAAGTATACCAAAAGTGTATAAAATATTTGGCCCGGGAAATCAGTTTGTAACTGTTGCCAAACAAATGGCCATGAAATACGGTGTTGGTATCGATTTGCCAGCGGGGCCGAGTGAATTACTGGTATATGCAGATAAATCTTCAACCGCAAGTTTTATGGCTGCCGATTTGCTTTCACAGGCTGAACACGGAGCCGATAGCCAGGTTATTCTGGTGAGTAATTCACTTGAAAAACTTGGAGAAATAAGAACTGAAATTTACGAACAACTTAAGCAACTTCCCAGAATAGAAATCGCTGCCAAAGCCATTGAAAATTCAAAACTGATCTATTGCAATGATAAAAAAACAGCCATAGATCTCATAAATTTCTACGCTCCTGAGCATTTGATCTTAAGCCTTGAGGATACGACCAGTGTAATACCCTTGATCATAAATGCAGGGTCGGTATTTGTTGGAGATTACAGTCCTGAAAGTGCAGGTGACTATGCCTCGGGGACCAACCACACTTTGCCCACCAATGGGTTCGCTAAAAATTATAGTGGGGTAAATCTCGATGCCTTTCAGAAAGCCGTTAGCTTTCAGGAAATTTCGAAAGCTGGAATCAGGAATATTGGTTCAGCCATTGAAAAAATGGCTGAAGCGGAAGGATTGTTTGCGCATCAGAATGCGGTTACATTAAGACTGGCTGCTTTAAAAGAGACGAAATGATTTAAATGATGAATAGAAACAAAATGGACATAATGAATTTTGCCCGGCCCTCGGTAAAGAACCTTAAACCCTATGCGTCAGCGAAGGATGAGTTTAAGGATTTTGATCAGGAACTTATTTATCTGGATGCCAATGAAAACCCCTATGAGAATGGTTTGAATCGTTATCCTGACCCGCATCAATCAGTATTAAAACAACGTATTTCGGAGTTAAAGGGAGTACCTGTTGAGCGGATATTATTAGGAAATGGAAGCGATGAGATTCTTGATATGATCTTTAGGGTGTTTTTTGAACCCGGATCGGATAATATTATTATAAATACGCCAACTTTTGGAATGTTCAAAGTACTATGCGGAGTTAAC
This DNA window, taken from Lutimonas zeaxanthinifaciens, encodes the following:
- the hisD gene encoding histidinol dehydrogenase; translation: MKILENPLREDWEKILKRPTQTYADIEPLVTEIFENISENGDEAVKKYTAKFDRAKLNELRVSSLEIDEAKNALDDSLKQAINLAKKNIEAFHASQQSSVQKIESTPGVVCWQEKRAIEKVGLYIPGGTAPLFSTILMLAVPASIAGCEEVVMCTPCNDKGKVHPAVLYTADLCGVTRIFKVGGIQAIAGMTLGTESIPKVYKIFGPGNQFVTVAKQMAMKYGVGIDLPAGPSELLVYADKSSTASFMAADLLSQAEHGADSQVILVSNSLEKLGEIRTEIYEQLKQLPRIEIAAKAIENSKLIYCNDKKTAIDLINFYAPEHLILSLEDTTSVIPLIINAGSVFVGDYSPESAGDYASGTNHTLPTNGFAKNYSGVNLDAFQKAVSFQEISKAGIRNIGSAIEKMAEAEGLFAHQNAVTLRLAALKETK
- the hisG gene encoding ATP phosphoribosyltransferase; its protein translation is MERLKIAIQKSGRLNEDSLKILKESGISVSNGLDQLRATVSNFPMEILYLRNSDIPQYLIDGVVDIAIIGENLLVEKDQGSIKVLEKLSFSKCRVSLAVPKTFEYNNIKDLAGKKIATSYPNTLNKYLKSEGIDAELHQISGSVEIAPNIGLADAICDIVSSGSTLFKNNLKEVEVIGRSEAVLAVSPEISESKKEILDKLRFRLQSVLKARNFRYILMNVPDGQIQKVISILPGMRSPTVLPLAEKGWSSIHTVIEKNKFWEVIDELQDLGAEGILVAPIEKMVI
- a CDS encoding WD40/YVTN/BNR-like repeat-containing protein; this encodes MMRTIKVLLISFLFSVFCLNAQVGPQVSTLNSFDLPNVSIRAIQVMDENTLWFAGSNGKYGRIKNDKIEMDSISFEGRFPQFRAIAFNGKHIFILSIESPALLYKIDPNKPLGSRELVYKEVHEKVFYDSMLFIDENNGIAMGDPVEDCLSVIRTSDAGNTWQKTECSELPEVFEGEAAFAASNTNISAVNNKVWIVTGGTKARVLISGDKGGSWDVKETPIIQGGKMTGIFTSDFYDENNGIIMGGNWEEKKNGINAKARSSDGGHSWKLIDSDSPGYISCVQYVPGSNGKKIVAVSTEGLYFSQDAGENWNKIHDTGYYSLRFSGSDEIWLSGHEEIVKIKIK
- a CDS encoding patatin-like phospholipase family protein, with protein sequence MRALVISGGGSKGAFAGGVAQYLIDEKEKQYDLFLGTSTGSLMLTHLALGKTLELQHIYSNVDQDSIFSICPFKIKKYKGHTLVGINHFNTIRSFIKGSKTFGESKHLKKLIDSHISDDYLKAVKESGKKLMITVSNLTLNQVEFKDLKDHSFDDFRDFMWASSNFVPFMSLLVKDNYEYADGGFANMVPIREAIRQGATEIDAIVLETEVTQLNRLPSKNPFSLITNLFNYMQIHIEKHNISIGKLAAENRHVKLNIYYTPMVLTTNSLVFQKEDMRKWWKSGFDYAHNKLK